Proteins co-encoded in one Cucurbita pepo subsp. pepo cultivar mu-cu-16 chromosome LG15, ASM280686v2, whole genome shotgun sequence genomic window:
- the LOC111811205 gene encoding auxin-induced protein 15A-like, with protein MGIHLTGIANAKQKLQRTLSEKYGIGSAVTNVPKGHFAVYVGETRKKRFVIPISYLNHPLFKDLLNLAEEEFGFDHPMGGLTIPCSEDYFISLTSSLNCS; from the coding sequence ATGGGAATCCATTTGACAGGAATAGCAAACGCAAAGCAAAAGCTACAGAGAACACTTTCGGAGAAATACGGGATTGGATCGGCGGTCACGAATGTTCCTAAAGGGCATTTCGCAGTGTACGTAGGAGAAACAAGGAAGAAGAGATTTGTTATTCCGATATCGTACCTGAATCATCCATTGTTCAAGGATTTGCTGAACCTAGCGGAAGAGGAATTTGGATTCGATCATCCAATGGGCGGCCTCACGATTCCTTGCAGCGAAGACTACTTCATCAGCTTAACTTCATCCCTAAATTGTTCATAA
- the LOC111776254 gene encoding auxin-responsive protein SAUR15-like isoform X2, translating to MGILPEIIHHARQITHRSASSHHRSGCSDVPKGHFVVYVGEEEDERKRFVVPLSYLKNPLFQELLSQAAEEFGFEHQDFTIHLRARR from the exons ATGGGTATTCTGCCGGAGATCATTCATCACGCAAGGCAAATAACTCACCGATCAGCGTCGTCGCACCACCGATCGGGTTGTTCGGATGTTCCGAAAGGCCATTTTGTGGTGTATGTtggggaggaagaagatgagaggaAGCGATTTGTGGTGCCATTGTCGTACTTGAAGAATCCCCTGTTTCAAGAACTGTTGAGCCAAGCTGCTGAAGAGTTTGGATTTGAGCATCAG gatttcacaatccatctcaGGGCCAGGCGCTGA
- the LOC111776254 gene encoding auxin-responsive protein SAUR15-like isoform X1 encodes MGILPEIIHHARQITHRSASSHHRSGCSDVPKGHFVVYVGEEEDERKRFVVPLSYLKNPLFQELLSQAAEEFGFEHQGQALMSTLNYPCG; translated from the exons ATGGGTATTCTGCCGGAGATCATTCATCACGCAAGGCAAATAACTCACCGATCAGCGTCGTCGCACCACCGATCGGGTTGTTCGGATGTTCCGAAAGGCCATTTTGTGGTGTATGTtggggaggaagaagatgagaggaAGCGATTTGTGGTGCCATTGTCGTACTTGAAGAATCCCCTGTTTCAAGAACTGTTGAGCCAAGCTGCTGAAGAGTTTGGATTTGAGCATCAG GGCCAGGCGCTGATGAGCACATTGAACTATCCATGTGGCTGA
- the LOC111811192 gene encoding uncharacterized protein LOC111811192 isoform X1: protein MDTVSSSPSSSSSPLKRSTGQILDGSEIMELVANKHVFSSFVDHKFHELDTDKDGKLSLKELHPAVADIGAALGLPPQGTSLDSDNIYSEVLNEFTHGSREKVSKTEFKEVLSDFLLGMAAGLKRDPIVILRIDGEDLLEFINGPAYEPEMVATFSQIELPEGSLRDYIVKAFEYLTVEQGMPPLSDPWVMSDIVEPSLEFCSAAENWDKPVSPETLLEFKRAAEHVAQRLKEQPVIVAHSENTFDGSSIRRLISNKFELDKSLNTALQSVPKDKTGKLPKEHLQLALDLVAPLAGLPPLGALDEMDKLLVGVFKMVDPDDRKAVKEDEFKKLLTEILGAVMLQLEGNPISVSSSSVVHEPLACSSSLLTPSS from the exons ATGGATactgtttcttcttcaccttcatcatcatcttcaccaTTGAAGCGATCTACCGGACAGATTCTGGACGGTTCAGAAATTATGGAGTTGGTTGCCAATAAACACGTCTTCTCCTCTTTTGTCGACCATAAGTTTCACGAGCTCGACACCGACAAAGACGGCAAGCTATCTCTCAAAGAGCTTCATCCTGCCGTCGCCGACATTGGTGCTGCTCTTGGCCTTCCTCCTCAAGGCACTTCCCTTGATTCCGATAACATTTACTCTGAg GTATTGAATGAATTTACCCATGGATCAAGAGAAAAGGTAAGCAAGACCGAGTTCAAAGAAGTTCTCTCTGATTTTCTGCTAGGCATGGCTGCCGGGTTGAAGCGAGATCCTATCGTTATACTTCGGATTGATGGAGAAGACCTTCTTGAATTCATCAATGGCCCTGCTTACGAGCCTGAGATGGTCGCCACTTTTTCACAGATCGAGCTACCTGAAGGATCTCTTCGTGATTACATTGTTAAAGCTTTTGAATATCTTACTGTGGAACAAGGGATGCCTCCTCTTTCAGACCCCTGg GTTATGAGCGATATTGTCGAACCATCTCTGGAATTCTGTTCTGCAGCTGAGAATTGGGACAAGCCTGTCTCGCCCGAGACGTTGTTGGAATTCAAGAGAGCGGCGGAGCACGTGGCACAACGCCTTAAAGAACAGCCTGTTATCGTTGCTCACAGTGAAAACACCTTTGATGGAAGCAGCATAAGAAGATTGATATCCAACAAATTCGAACTTGACAAG TCACTTAACACGGCACTTCAGAGTGTCCCAAAAGATAAAACTGGGAAATTGCCAAAGGAACATCTGCAGTTGGCGCTGGATTTGGTTGCTCCATTAGCCGGTCTACCACCGCTCGGTGCCCTCGACGAG ATGGACAAGCTGCTTGTTGGTGTATTCAAGATGGTAGACCCGGACGACAGGAAGGCGGTTAAAGAAGACGAGTTCAAGAAACTATTAACTGAGATTCTGGGGGCAGTCATGTTGCAGTTGGAAGGTAATCCAATCTCAGTTTCTTCTAGTTCTGTTGTGCATGAGCCTCTAGCCTGTTCATCTTCACTTTTGACACCATCCTCTTAG
- the LOC111811192 gene encoding uncharacterized protein LOC111811192 isoform X2, which translates to MAAGLKRDPIVILRIDGEDLLEFINGPAYEPEMVATFSQIELPEGSLRDYIVKAFEYLTVEQGMPPLSDPWVMSDIVEPSLEFCSAAENWDKPVSPETLLEFKRAAEHVAQRLKEQPVIVAHSENTFDGSSIRRLISNKFELDKSLNTALQSVPKDKTGKLPKEHLQLALDLVAPLAGLPPLGALDEMDKLLVGVFKMVDPDDRKAVKEDEFKKLLTEILGAVMLQLEGNPISVSSSSVVHEPLACSSSLLTPSS; encoded by the exons ATGGCTGCCGGGTTGAAGCGAGATCCTATCGTTATACTTCGGATTGATGGAGAAGACCTTCTTGAATTCATCAATGGCCCTGCTTACGAGCCTGAGATGGTCGCCACTTTTTCACAGATCGAGCTACCTGAAGGATCTCTTCGTGATTACATTGTTAAAGCTTTTGAATATCTTACTGTGGAACAAGGGATGCCTCCTCTTTCAGACCCCTGg GTTATGAGCGATATTGTCGAACCATCTCTGGAATTCTGTTCTGCAGCTGAGAATTGGGACAAGCCTGTCTCGCCCGAGACGTTGTTGGAATTCAAGAGAGCGGCGGAGCACGTGGCACAACGCCTTAAAGAACAGCCTGTTATCGTTGCTCACAGTGAAAACACCTTTGATGGAAGCAGCATAAGAAGATTGATATCCAACAAATTCGAACTTGACAAG TCACTTAACACGGCACTTCAGAGTGTCCCAAAAGATAAAACTGGGAAATTGCCAAAGGAACATCTGCAGTTGGCGCTGGATTTGGTTGCTCCATTAGCCGGTCTACCACCGCTCGGTGCCCTCGACGAG ATGGACAAGCTGCTTGTTGGTGTATTCAAGATGGTAGACCCGGACGACAGGAAGGCGGTTAAAGAAGACGAGTTCAAGAAACTATTAACTGAGATTCTGGGGGCAGTCATGTTGCAGTTGGAAGGTAATCCAATCTCAGTTTCTTCTAGTTCTGTTGTGCATGAGCCTCTAGCCTGTTCATCTTCACTTTTGACACCATCCTCTTAG
- the LOC111811190 gene encoding type III polyketide synthase B-like, with protein MSEEILKKYPELAMEGQATIKQRLEICNKAVTDMAIEASQAAIKNWGRPVSDITHLVYVSSSEARLPGGDLFLAKGLGLSPHTQRLMLYFMGCSGGVAGLRVAKDLAENNPGSRVLLVTSETTIIGYKPPSAKRPYDLVGVALFGDGAGAMLIGTDPVFGIERPLFELHTATQKFIPNTQNIIDGRLSEEGISFTIARDLPQIIEDNIENFCEAFLQTLGLQEKEYNKMFWAVHPGGPAILSRLEKRLELLPEKLTASRRALMDYGNASSNTIVYVLEYMVEESLKKKMGGGETEEWGLILAFGPGISFEGILTRNLAVGA; from the exons ATGTCAGAAGAGATACTGAAGAAGTACCCAGAGCTAGCAATGGAAGGCCAAGCAACCATAAAGCAGAGACTGGAGATATGCAACAAAGCTGTGACAGACATGGCCATTGAAGCCTCACAAGCTGCCATTAAGAACTGGGGAAGGCCAGTTTCAGACATAACCCACTTAGTCTATGTATCTTCAAGTGAAGCTCGCCTACCTGGTGGCGATCTCTTCCTAGCGAAGGGCCTTGGGCTCAGCCCTCACACCCAGAGACTCATGCTTTACTTCATGGGTTGCTCTGGAGGCGTGGCAGGCCTTAGAGTCGCCAAAGACTTAGCTGAAAACAACCCCGGAAGCCGAGTTCTGCTTGTCACCTCTGAAACCACCATTATTGG CTACAAGCCACCGAGTGCAAAACGGCCATACGATCTGGTAGGCGTGGCCTTATTTGGGGACGGTGCAGGTGCGATGCTAATTGGCACAGACCCTGTTTTCGGCATTGAACGGCCACTCTTTGAGCTCCACACAGCAACCCAGAAATTCATTCCAAACACCCAGAACATAATCGACGGGAGACTGTCGGAGGAGGGTATTAGCTTCACAATAGCAAGAGATCTCCCTCAGATAATCGAAGATAACATCGAAAATTTCTGTGAGGCATTTCTTCAAACACTTGGGCtgcaagaaaaagaatacaacAAAATGTTCTGGGCAGTACATCCAGGAGGGCCAGCGATACTGAGCAGGTTAGAGAAGAGACTCGAATTGTTACCTGAGAAGCTGACGGCGAGCCGGCGAGCTCTGATGGACTATGGAAATGCGAGCAGTAACACGATCGTGTACGTGCTGGAATACATGGTGGAAGaaagcttgaagaagaagatgggtGGTGGGGAAACTGAGGAATGGGGATTGATTCTGGCATTTGGACCTGGGATTTCGTTTGAAGGGATTCTGACGAGGAATCTTGCCGTCGGAGCATGA